GCCGTGCCGAGGACGTGGACCGTCTCGCCGGGCTCGAGGCGCCGTTCGACGAAGCGCCGATCCCGTCCGGTCCGGAGTTCGAACACCCGTAGGTCGATCGACGTATTCTCCGAGTCGAGATCCTCGGTGCGATCGATGAACCGGGCGATCGGCGCCGGCGGTTCGGTGCCGCCGTCGACCTCGATCCGGGCGTCGGTCGCGAGCCGGAAGTCGGCCCCCGGCGGTTCGATCAGGACGCTGCCGGAGCCGTCGTCGAGCCGGAAGGGGAGGTACTCGTCACCCGACGCGACGGTCGTCCAGTGGCGGCCGTTCTTCGAGTCGCGTTCCTCCTCGACGACGTACTCGTAGGCGAGACACGGCGTCTCGGTAAACGGTGATCGGAGGACGCCGCCGACCGGTTTGGCGGTGCCGCGGAGTTCGACCGGGCCGCCGCCGGGCGTCTCGAGGACGGCACTCGGCCGCGACCGGAGGACGAGCACCGCGAGGCGGAGTTCGGCGATGCCGTAGCCGAGCGCGACCAGCGAAACGACGGCTGCGAGCGCGAGGAGGGCGAGGACGAACGGATCGACCGGCAGCGGGACCATACCGACAGTCAGGGTGCCGAACAGATAGTATATCCGACATCGGT
This portion of the Halopiger aswanensis genome encodes:
- a CDS encoding GIDE domain-containing protein; this translates as MVPLPVDPFVLALLALAAVVSLVALGYGIAELRLAVLVLRSRPSAVLETPGGGPVELRGTAKPVGGVLRSPFTETPCLAYEYVVEEERDSKNGRHWTTVASGDEYLPFRLDDGSGSVLIEPPGADFRLATDARIEVDGGTEPPAPIARFIDRTEDLDSENTSIDLRVFELRTGRDRRFVERRLEPGETVHVLGTARYDPSASSAAGDVNAAVGIDERALSPSRWLRLRHRLFGHPFVIAEGSERWLGLRAGAVGLASILGGVAALGFVVAVAV